In a single window of the Streptacidiphilus sp. P02-A3a genome:
- a CDS encoding ROK family glucokinase, producing MSGAYIRTGNRRGAGTYPRGDDAPRPGLLRLPTVGIDIGGTKIAAGVVDGEGRIREQLRAETPDRSKSPRVVEDTITELVLDLADRHDVHAVGIGAAGFVDADRARVLFAPHLSWRNEPLRDALSARLRLPVVVENDANAAAWAEWRFGAGAGVSQLVMVNLGTGIGGAVIRDGRVERGRYGMAGEFGHMTVVPGGHRCPCGNRGCWEQYSSGNALVREARELAAAESPVAQPLLERAGGEASAITGPLVTEAARQGDPVAVELLQEIGQWLGLGIANLAAALDPERFIIGGGVSAAGELLLGPAREAYRRNLTGRGFRPEAEIVPARLGNEAGLVGAADLARTVARRFRTVKRSRVERGRHG from the coding sequence GTGAGCGGCGCGTACATCCGGACAGGCAACAGGCGCGGCGCGGGCACCTATCCCCGGGGCGACGACGCTCCGCGGCCGGGCCTGCTGCGGCTGCCCACGGTGGGCATCGACATCGGCGGCACGAAGATCGCCGCCGGGGTGGTCGACGGCGAGGGCCGGATCCGGGAGCAGCTGCGCGCGGAGACCCCGGACCGCAGCAAGAGCCCCAGGGTGGTCGAGGACACCATCACCGAGCTGGTGCTGGACCTGGCCGACCGGCACGACGTGCACGCGGTCGGCATCGGCGCGGCCGGGTTCGTCGACGCCGACCGGGCCCGGGTGCTGTTCGCCCCGCACCTGTCCTGGCGCAACGAGCCGCTGCGGGACGCGCTCAGCGCCCGGCTGCGGCTGCCGGTGGTGGTCGAGAACGACGCCAACGCCGCCGCCTGGGCCGAGTGGCGCTTCGGCGCGGGAGCCGGGGTCTCGCAGCTGGTGATGGTGAACCTGGGCACCGGTATCGGCGGCGCGGTGATCCGCGACGGCCGGGTGGAGCGCGGGCGCTACGGCATGGCCGGGGAGTTCGGCCACATGACGGTGGTGCCCGGCGGCCACCGCTGCCCCTGCGGCAACCGGGGCTGCTGGGAGCAGTACTCCTCCGGGAACGCGCTGGTCCGCGAGGCGCGGGAGCTGGCCGCCGCCGAGTCGCCGGTGGCCCAGCCGCTGCTGGAGCGGGCGGGCGGGGAGGCCTCGGCGATCACCGGGCCGCTGGTGACCGAGGCGGCGCGGCAGGGCGACCCGGTCGCGGTCGAGCTGCTCCAGGAGATCGGCCAGTGGCTGGGCCTGGGCATCGCCAACCTGGCCGCCGCGCTGGACCCGGAGCGGTTCATCATCGGCGGCGGCGTCTCGGCGGCGGGGGAGCTGCTGCTGGGCCCGGCCCGGGAGGCCTACCGGCGGAACCTGACCGGGCGCGGCTTCCGGCCCGAGGCGGAGATCGTCCCGGCCCGGCTCGGCAACGAGGCCGGCCTGGTCGGCGCAGCCGACCTGGCCCGCACCGTGGCCCGCCGGTTCCGCACCGTCAAGCGCAGCCGGGTGGAGCGCGGCCGGCACGGATGA
- a CDS encoding MBL fold metallo-hydrolase has product MRLTKLGHACVRLEKDGRTLVLDPGAFTEPEALDGADAVLITHEHFDHFVEDRLRRAAEADPALRIWTNGAVADQLTGLGEGRVHRVGHGDAFTVEGFEVEVHGEWHARIHPEIPLVGNVGFLVDGEVFHPGDALTVPEREVGTLLLPVHAPWSKLAEVVDYARAVGAARALALHDVMLSDIGLEGVQRFVGMLAEDVDYRRLTSGESVELG; this is encoded by the coding sequence ATGCGGCTCACCAAACTCGGACACGCCTGCGTCAGGCTGGAGAAGGACGGCCGGACCCTGGTCCTCGACCCGGGCGCGTTCACCGAGCCCGAGGCCCTGGACGGCGCCGACGCCGTACTGATCACCCACGAGCACTTCGACCACTTCGTGGAGGACCGGCTGCGCCGCGCCGCCGAGGCCGACCCGGCGCTGCGGATCTGGACCAACGGCGCGGTGGCGGACCAGCTCACCGGCCTCGGCGAGGGCCGGGTGCACCGGGTCGGCCACGGCGACGCCTTCACCGTCGAGGGCTTCGAGGTCGAGGTCCACGGCGAGTGGCACGCGCGGATCCACCCGGAGATCCCGCTGGTCGGCAACGTCGGGTTCCTGGTGGACGGCGAGGTGTTCCACCCGGGCGACGCGCTGACCGTCCCGGAGCGCGAGGTCGGCACGCTGCTGCTGCCGGTCCACGCGCCCTGGTCCAAGCTGGCCGAGGTGGTCGACTACGCCCGCGCCGTGGGCGCGGCACGGGCGCTGGCCCTGCACGACGTGATGCTCAGCGACATCGGCCTGGAGGGTGTCCAGCGCTTCGTCGGGATGCTCGCCGAGGACGTCGACTACCGGCGGCTGACCTCGGGCGAGTCGGTCGAGCTGGGCTGA
- a CDS encoding phosphatase PAP2 family protein, giving the protein MTHLALNGSSIDGGLYHWFITRAADAPHWFDDLISFYATFGLGLFALLMIAGWWRARDGRSPAAMAAALSVPVAVVAAYVANDIVKSVFDEVRPCQVITAPATIQPCPGVGDWSFPSNHSAIAAALAAALWLLDRRLGAIATLAALVMGFARIWVGAHYPHDVLVGFVLGAAVAVPVVLAARRWGPPLVVRLESGFLRPFLTAAPAGAQPSSTDSPEVSRR; this is encoded by the coding sequence GTGACCCATCTGGCCCTGAACGGCTCCTCGATCGACGGGGGCCTGTACCACTGGTTCATCACCCGGGCGGCGGACGCCCCGCACTGGTTCGACGACCTGATCTCGTTCTACGCGACCTTCGGCCTCGGCCTGTTCGCGCTGCTGATGATCGCCGGCTGGTGGCGGGCCCGTGACGGCCGCAGCCCCGCCGCGATGGCGGCGGCGCTGTCGGTACCGGTGGCGGTGGTGGCCGCCTACGTCGCCAACGACATCGTCAAGAGCGTCTTCGACGAGGTCAGGCCCTGCCAGGTGATCACCGCCCCGGCGACCATCCAGCCCTGCCCGGGCGTCGGCGACTGGTCCTTCCCGAGCAACCACTCGGCGATCGCCGCCGCCTTGGCCGCCGCGCTGTGGCTGCTGGACCGCAGGCTCGGCGCGATCGCCACGCTGGCCGCGCTGGTGATGGGCTTCGCCCGGATCTGGGTCGGCGCGCACTACCCGCACGACGTCCTGGTCGGCTTCGTGCTCGGCGCGGCGGTCGCGGTACCGGTGGTGCTCGCGGCGCGGCGCTGGGGCCCGCCGCTGGTGGTCCGGCTGGAGTCGGGCTTCCTGCGCCCGTTCCTGACCGCCGCCCCGGCCGGGGCTCAGCCCAGCTCGACCGACTCGCCCGAGGTCAGCCGCCGGTAG